The following proteins are encoded in a genomic region of Arachis ipaensis cultivar K30076 chromosome B02, Araip1.1, whole genome shotgun sequence:
- the LOC107627462 gene encoding snakin-2-like: MEKLFSLTVRPSPPPHRDPILYSGACATRCRLSSRSNLCHRAYETCCQRCNCVPLGTAGNQEVRPCYASFTTHGGKRKCP; this comes from the exons atggaaaa acTCTTCTCTCTCACTGTCAGGCCCTCTCCGCCTCCCCACCGCGACCCAATTCTCTATAGCGGAGCATGTGCTACAAGGTGCCGGTTATCATCTCGTTCAAATCTCTGCCACAGAGCCTATGAAACTTGCTGCCAGCGCTGCAACTGTGTGCCGCTGGGCACCGCCGGCAACCAAGAAGTGCGCCCTTGCTATGCTAGCTTTACCACCCACGGTGGCAAGCGCAAGTGCCCTTAA